A stretch of Corallococcus macrosporus DNA encodes these proteins:
- the msrA gene encoding peptide-methionine (S)-S-oxide reductase MsrA → MFFTSPKKLRLPTPQEALPGRPQEMPVPQKHTVLGTPLKGPVPEGFETAVFGMGCFWGVERKFWQVPGVYSTAVGYAGGVTPNPTYEEVCSGLTGHNEVVRVVYDPNKVTFAQLLKVFWENHDPTQGMRQGNDAGTQYRSGIYYANDAQKRAAEETRQSYQGALNAKGLGDITTEILPAPAFYYAEDYHQQYLQKNPGGYCGVGGTGVSCPIGVGVSA, encoded by the coding sequence ATGTTCTTCACGTCCCCGAAGAAGTTGAGGCTCCCCACTCCCCAGGAGGCGCTGCCGGGCCGTCCGCAGGAGATGCCGGTTCCGCAGAAGCACACCGTGCTGGGCACCCCGCTGAAGGGGCCGGTGCCGGAAGGCTTTGAGACGGCCGTCTTCGGCATGGGCTGCTTCTGGGGGGTCGAGCGCAAGTTCTGGCAGGTGCCGGGCGTGTACTCCACCGCGGTGGGCTATGCGGGCGGGGTGACGCCGAACCCCACGTACGAGGAGGTCTGCTCCGGCCTCACCGGCCACAACGAGGTCGTGCGCGTGGTGTACGACCCGAACAAGGTCACGTTCGCGCAGTTGCTGAAGGTCTTCTGGGAGAACCACGACCCGACGCAGGGCATGCGCCAGGGCAACGACGCGGGCACCCAGTACCGCTCCGGCATCTACTACGCGAACGACGCGCAGAAGCGCGCCGCGGAGGAGACGCGCCAGAGCTACCAGGGCGCGCTCAACGCCAAGGGCCTGGGTGACATCACCACGGAGATCCTCCCGGCGCCGGCCTTCTATTACGCCGAGGACTACCACCAGCAGTACCTGCAGAAGAACCCGGGCGGCTACTGCGGCGTCGGCGGCACCGGCGTGAGCTGCCCCATCGGCGTGGGCGTCAGCGCCTGA
- a CDS encoding Sapep family Mn(2+)-dependent dipeptidase, with translation MRTRLLAALCLLAPAAALAAKDPRCAGKPAARAARFSDTALKGASAAERYAAYVQACALDDVVALTQTLVRFKTVSSEAPAAKNPEMAAMGRALEAWAKARGFGFRTVGENDVFELSWGEGEPLLGLVFHGDVVPAPAHEWKRAPFKPVVEKGRLYGRGVEDDKGPIASGLVALAMAKDLGLKPQGKVLIIIGNGEESDWSGMQKYAATQPKPTHVISVDSGYPVMAAQSGFVAWTLEAPVGTALTTPKEGTVARAVDVSAGEFLTQVPGTATLKLEPVKGQTPEAVLAAVKAAIVAESPARKDLKAEAKREGNTVVLTVHGVAVHSSTADEGHNALWDLSAVASRLSLEDNGIAALLRVVAKRFDGDHHGDKLGLKYEDALMGPLLVAPTVLRVKDGTVSLGVNMRRPQGQDAAAFNAALDAAAKRAGEDSGGRVKEGPNRYIGDPHVADTSGPLVKTLMGIYQRQRKEPDAVPGSIRGGTYARLFPRAVDFGPAFPKEPYTGHAPDESIALETLDLSTRMLAEAVHTLAIAPASEVKATP, from the coding sequence ATGCGCACCCGCCTCCTCGCCGCCCTCTGCCTCCTGGCGCCCGCCGCCGCCCTCGCCGCCAAGGACCCCCGCTGCGCCGGCAAGCCCGCCGCCCGCGCTGCCCGCTTCTCCGACACCGCCCTGAAGGGCGCTTCCGCCGCGGAGCGTTACGCCGCCTACGTCCAGGCGTGTGCGCTGGACGACGTGGTGGCCCTCACGCAGACGCTCGTCCGCTTCAAGACGGTGAGCAGCGAGGCCCCCGCCGCGAAGAACCCGGAGATGGCCGCCATGGGCCGCGCGCTGGAGGCCTGGGCGAAGGCGCGCGGCTTCGGCTTCCGCACCGTGGGCGAGAACGACGTCTTCGAGCTGTCCTGGGGCGAGGGCGAGCCGCTGCTGGGCCTGGTGTTCCACGGCGACGTCGTCCCCGCGCCCGCGCATGAGTGGAAGCGCGCGCCCTTCAAGCCGGTGGTGGAGAAGGGCCGCCTGTACGGCCGGGGCGTGGAGGACGACAAGGGCCCCATCGCCTCCGGGCTCGTGGCGCTGGCCATGGCGAAGGACCTGGGCCTCAAGCCGCAGGGCAAGGTGCTGATCATCATCGGCAACGGCGAGGAGAGCGACTGGTCCGGCATGCAGAAGTACGCGGCCACGCAGCCCAAGCCCACGCACGTCATCTCCGTGGACTCCGGCTACCCGGTGATGGCCGCGCAGTCCGGCTTCGTCGCGTGGACGCTGGAGGCGCCCGTGGGCACCGCGCTCACGACGCCGAAGGAGGGCACCGTCGCGCGCGCCGTGGACGTGAGCGCGGGCGAGTTCCTCACCCAGGTGCCCGGCACCGCCACGCTGAAGCTGGAGCCCGTGAAGGGCCAGACGCCGGAGGCGGTGCTCGCCGCCGTGAAGGCCGCCATCGTGGCGGAGTCCCCCGCGCGCAAGGACCTGAAGGCCGAGGCGAAGCGCGAGGGCAACACCGTGGTGCTCACCGTCCACGGCGTGGCCGTGCACTCGTCCACCGCGGACGAGGGGCACAACGCGCTCTGGGATTTGTCCGCCGTGGCCTCGCGTCTGTCATTGGAGGACAACGGCATCGCGGCGCTGCTGCGCGTGGTGGCGAAGCGCTTCGACGGCGACCACCACGGCGACAAGCTGGGCCTGAAGTACGAGGACGCCCTCATGGGGCCGCTGCTCGTGGCGCCCACGGTGCTGCGCGTGAAGGACGGCACGGTGTCCCTGGGCGTCAACATGCGCCGGCCGCAGGGCCAGGACGCGGCCGCGTTCAACGCCGCGCTGGACGCCGCCGCGAAGCGCGCGGGCGAGGACTCCGGCGGCCGGGTGAAGGAGGGTCCCAACCGCTACATCGGCGACCCGCACGTGGCGGACACGTCCGGCCCGCTGGTGAAGACGCTGATGGGCATCTACCAGCGGCAGCGCAAGGAGCCGGACGCGGTGCCGGGCTCCATCCGGGGCGGCACCTACGCGCGGCTGTTTCCCCGCGCCGTGGACTTCGGGCCCGCGTTCCCCAAGGAGCCCTACACCGGCCACGCCCCGGACGAGTCCATCGCGCTGGAGACGCTGGACCTGAGCACGCGCATGCTCGCGGAGGCCGTGCACACGCTGGCCATCGCGCCCGCGTCCGAGGTGAAGGCCACGCCGTGA
- a CDS encoding alkene reductase, with the protein MANTSKLLSPFRLGRLELKNRLVMAPMTRSRALVDGNVPNPLAVTYYVQRASAGLIVTEGTQVSPQGVGYIRTPGIHSPEQVAGWKKVTDAVHAAGGVIFAQLWHVGRVSHPDFHGGELPVAPSAIAVEQDVFTFQGKKRAVAPRALETHELPGVVEQFRQAARNAKEAGFDGVELHGSNGYLLDQFLRDSSNQRTDAYGGSIENRVRFPLEVARAVAEVWGAERVGYRLHPQNFPYGGMTDSTPVETFTHIARELGKLGLGYLHVTEAVTGPAAVSAEQRITPHIRKAFPGTVIANGGYDAQAGEAVLARGEADLVAYGVPFLANPDLPERFRRSAPLNTPDAATFFQGEEQGFTSYPALT; encoded by the coding sequence ATGGCAAACACCTCCAAGCTCCTCTCCCCCTTCCGTCTGGGCCGGCTCGAACTGAAGAACCGGCTGGTGATGGCGCCCATGACCCGCAGCCGGGCGCTCGTCGACGGCAACGTCCCCAACCCGCTGGCGGTGACCTATTACGTCCAGCGGGCCTCCGCGGGCCTCATCGTCACGGAGGGCACCCAGGTCAGCCCCCAGGGCGTCGGCTACATCCGCACACCGGGCATCCACTCGCCGGAGCAGGTGGCGGGCTGGAAGAAGGTGACGGACGCCGTGCACGCGGCGGGCGGCGTCATCTTCGCGCAGCTATGGCACGTGGGGCGCGTCTCGCACCCGGACTTCCACGGCGGTGAGCTGCCGGTGGCGCCCTCCGCCATCGCGGTGGAGCAGGACGTCTTCACCTTCCAGGGCAAGAAGCGCGCGGTGGCGCCCCGGGCCCTGGAGACGCACGAGCTGCCCGGCGTCGTCGAGCAGTTCCGCCAGGCCGCCCGCAACGCGAAGGAGGCGGGCTTCGACGGCGTGGAGCTGCACGGCAGCAACGGCTACCTGTTGGATCAGTTCCTGCGGGACAGCTCCAACCAGCGCACGGACGCGTACGGCGGCAGCATCGAGAACCGGGTGCGCTTCCCGCTGGAGGTGGCGCGCGCGGTGGCGGAGGTCTGGGGCGCGGAGCGCGTGGGCTACCGGCTCCACCCGCAGAACTTCCCCTACGGCGGCATGACGGACTCCACCCCCGTGGAGACCTTCACGCACATCGCGCGGGAGCTGGGCAAGCTGGGCCTGGGCTACCTGCACGTGACCGAGGCCGTCACGGGCCCCGCCGCCGTGAGCGCCGAGCAGCGCATCACGCCGCACATCCGCAAGGCCTTCCCGGGCACGGTCATCGCGAACGGCGGCTACGACGCGCAGGCCGGAGAAGCGGTGCTGGCGCGCGGCGAGGCGGACCTCGTGGCGTACGGCGTGCCGTTCCTCGCGAACCCGGACCTGCCGGAGCGCTTCCGCCGGTCCGCGCCGCTCAACACGCCGGACGCGGCGACCTTCTTCCAGGGCGAGGAGCAGGGCTTCACCAGCTACCCGGCGCTCACCTGA
- a CDS encoding Gfo/Idh/MocA family protein, with product MMDDAPRLWTRRRMLGATGGLLTASAWMPPVLAAAPQPVKLPDIFARTERERPGPPNPQPENERVGWAVVGLGHLSLEEILPAFGQMKRGRLVALVSGDRAKAQAIAKQYGVADKALYDYKSFDQLKDNPEVQAVYIVLPNSMHAEFTVRAAQAGKHVFCEKPMANTSAECQQMIDACKKADRKLGIAYRLQYEPHHRAVIQMARNKELGTLKLFTANNGQNQGDPNQWRHKKALAGGGALPDVGIYCLSAARYFSGEEPTEVQGFSYSTPNDPRFKEVEESFAFHLRFPSGFQAHCTSHYSTHETKDLRLMGTDGWASMDPGFSYSGLRLRVGTKSKSFPKADDTVERSFSQPSQFAREMDHFSRCVQENVVPHTPGEEGLADMRIIEALYRSAQEGKAVKLEAAKKLDAFRGPPPKEEA from the coding sequence ATGATGGACGACGCACCCCGGCTGTGGACCCGCAGGCGCATGCTGGGGGCCACGGGCGGCCTCCTCACCGCGAGCGCGTGGATGCCCCCGGTGCTGGCCGCCGCGCCGCAGCCGGTGAAGCTCCCCGACATCTTCGCCAGGACGGAGCGCGAGCGCCCCGGTCCGCCCAACCCGCAGCCGGAGAACGAGCGCGTGGGCTGGGCCGTCGTCGGCCTGGGGCACCTGTCGCTGGAAGAAATCCTCCCCGCGTTCGGACAGATGAAGCGCGGCCGGCTGGTGGCGCTGGTGAGCGGCGACCGCGCGAAGGCGCAGGCCATCGCGAAGCAGTACGGCGTCGCGGACAAGGCCCTCTACGACTACAAGTCGTTTGATCAGCTCAAGGACAACCCAGAGGTGCAGGCCGTCTACATCGTCCTGCCCAACAGCATGCACGCGGAGTTCACCGTGCGCGCGGCACAGGCGGGCAAGCACGTCTTCTGCGAGAAGCCCATGGCCAACACGTCGGCCGAGTGCCAGCAGATGATCGACGCGTGCAAGAAGGCGGACCGCAAGCTGGGCATCGCGTACCGGCTCCAGTACGAGCCGCACCACCGCGCGGTCATCCAGATGGCGCGCAACAAGGAGCTGGGCACGCTCAAGCTCTTCACCGCCAACAACGGCCAGAACCAGGGCGACCCCAACCAGTGGCGCCACAAGAAGGCCCTGGCCGGAGGCGGCGCGCTGCCGGACGTGGGCATCTACTGCCTCTCCGCCGCGCGCTACTTCAGCGGCGAGGAGCCCACGGAGGTGCAGGGCTTCAGCTACAGCACGCCCAATGATCCGCGCTTCAAGGAGGTGGAGGAGTCCTTCGCCTTCCACCTGCGCTTCCCCTCCGGCTTCCAGGCGCACTGCACCAGCCACTACAGCACGCACGAGACGAAGGACCTGCGGCTGATGGGCACGGACGGCTGGGCGTCCATGGACCCCGGCTTCTCCTACAGCGGGCTGCGCCTGCGCGTGGGCACGAAGTCCAAGTCCTTCCCCAAGGCGGACGACACGGTGGAGCGCAGCTTCAGCCAGCCCAGCCAGTTCGCTCGGGAGATGGACCACTTCTCGCGCTGCGTGCAGGAGAACGTCGTCCCACACACGCCGGGCGAGGAAGGCCTCGCGGACATGCGCATCATCGAAGCGCTCTACCGCTCCGCGCAGGAGGGCAAGGCCGTGAAGCTGGAGGCCGCGAAGAAGCTGGATGCCTTCCGCGGCCCACCTCCGAAGGAAGAGGCCTGA
- a CDS encoding class I SAM-dependent methyltransferase has product MSDSVLDFYEGLAEEYHLLFADWEQSVDRQGAVLDALLRRSGMPPPRRVLDCACGIGTQALGLASRGYAVHATDLSPSAVARAEREARAMHVSITTGVADMRMLDWQVPGTFHVVMSCDNAMAHLLEDSDLDDAATAMASRLVPGGLLVASLRDHTALLEKRPRFTAERVLDTPLGRRVLFQVWDWAVDEKQYTVRQFILRQESGIWHTTEHTGVYRLLQPVELEQALTKAGLVDPRWYTPEETGFNQPLITARKP; this is encoded by the coding sequence ATGTCTGACAGCGTCCTGGACTTCTACGAAGGGCTGGCCGAGGAGTACCACCTGCTCTTCGCGGACTGGGAGCAGTCGGTGGACCGGCAGGGCGCGGTGCTGGACGCGTTGCTGCGCCGCTCGGGGATGCCGCCGCCGCGCCGGGTGCTGGACTGCGCGTGCGGCATCGGCACGCAGGCGCTGGGGCTGGCGTCACGCGGCTACGCGGTGCACGCCACGGACCTGAGTCCTTCGGCCGTGGCGCGCGCGGAGCGGGAAGCCCGCGCCATGCACGTGAGCATCACCACCGGCGTGGCGGACATGCGGATGCTGGACTGGCAGGTGCCGGGCACCTTCCACGTGGTGATGTCGTGCGACAACGCGATGGCGCACCTGCTGGAGGACTCGGACCTGGACGACGCCGCGACCGCGATGGCGTCGCGCCTGGTGCCCGGAGGCCTGCTGGTGGCGAGCCTGCGCGACCACACGGCGCTGCTGGAGAAGCGGCCGCGCTTCACCGCCGAGCGCGTGCTGGACACACCGCTGGGCCGCCGCGTGCTCTTCCAGGTCTGGGATTGGGCGGTGGATGAGAAGCAGTACACGGTGCGCCAGTTCATCCTGCGCCAGGAGTCCGGCATCTGGCACACCACCGAGCACACCGGCGTCTACCGGCTGCTGCAACCCGTGGAGCTGGAGCAGGCGCTGACGAAGGCGGGGCTCGTGGATCCGCGCTGGTACACGCCGGAGGAGACGGGCTTCAACCAGCCGCTCATCACCGCGCGCAAGCCCTGA
- a CDS encoding pirin family protein: MSTQRRLERIIHLPEPTQGQFGPAHTVVPVISPEDYARSDPFILLMDDRIDGKPIGGPHPHAGFETVTLVVKGGMTHDSGKLGEGDVQWMTAGSGVIHGEGLEGDLGQARILQLWLTLPKAQRWVPAGFQDLPYAELPVRREPGVEVRVYSGTSGAVRSKTKNYVPVTLAEFQLEPGASVEQDLPASYNGFFLVLEGEVAVGPDRRSLKPGQVGWLDRPVSGGDSTVRVTGTTRARVLLYAGQPQRDPLVSHGPFIGDTQADILRSIEGYSAGRFGPPPPR; this comes from the coding sequence ATGAGCACGCAACGAAGGCTGGAGCGGATCATCCATCTGCCCGAACCCACGCAGGGGCAGTTCGGGCCCGCGCACACGGTGGTGCCGGTCATCTCACCGGAGGACTACGCGCGGTCGGATCCGTTCATCCTGTTGATGGACGACCGCATCGACGGAAAGCCGATTGGCGGGCCGCACCCGCACGCGGGCTTCGAGACGGTGACCCTGGTGGTGAAGGGCGGGATGACCCACGACAGCGGCAAGCTGGGTGAAGGGGACGTGCAGTGGATGACGGCCGGCAGTGGCGTCATCCACGGCGAGGGGCTGGAGGGAGACCTGGGCCAGGCGCGCATCCTCCAGCTCTGGCTCACGTTGCCGAAGGCGCAGCGCTGGGTGCCGGCGGGGTTCCAGGACCTGCCGTACGCGGAGCTGCCGGTGCGGCGCGAGCCGGGCGTGGAGGTGCGCGTGTACAGCGGCACGTCGGGCGCGGTGCGTTCGAAGACGAAGAACTACGTGCCCGTCACGCTGGCGGAGTTCCAGTTGGAGCCGGGCGCGTCCGTGGAGCAGGACCTGCCCGCCTCGTACAACGGCTTCTTCCTCGTGCTGGAGGGCGAGGTCGCGGTGGGGCCGGACCGCCGGTCGCTGAAGCCCGGGCAGGTGGGCTGGCTGGACCGGCCGGTGTCAGGAGGGGACAGCACGGTCCGCGTCACCGGGACGACGCGGGCGCGGGTGCTGCTGTACGCGGGCCAGCCGCAGCGGGACCCGCTGGTGAGCCACGGGCCGTTCATCGGGGACACCCAGGCGGACATCCTGAGGTCCATCGAGGGGTACAGCGCGGGCCGCTTCGGCCCACCGCCGCCGAGGTAG
- a CDS encoding DUF962 domain-containing protein, with the protein MSDRIQTYGEFWPFYLREHSQASTRWLHFAGTSLGVGLGVTAAVTGRGALIPAALVCAYGFAWASHFKIEHNRPATFKYPLWSLISDFRMAALMLTGQLGPHLERANAGATAAATLAPAPVESR; encoded by the coding sequence ATGTCCGACCGCATCCAGACCTATGGCGAGTTCTGGCCGTTCTACCTGCGCGAGCACTCGCAGGCGTCGACACGCTGGCTGCACTTCGCCGGCACCAGCCTGGGCGTGGGCCTGGGCGTCACCGCCGCCGTCACCGGGCGCGGCGCCCTGATTCCCGCCGCCCTGGTGTGCGCCTACGGCTTCGCGTGGGCCAGCCACTTCAAGATCGAGCACAACCGGCCCGCGACCTTCAAGTACCCGCTCTGGTCGCTCATCTCCGACTTCCGCATGGCCGCGCTGATGCTGACCGGCCAACTGGGTCCGCACCTGGAGCGCGCCAACGCCGGCGCGACGGCCGCCGCCACCCTGGCGCCGGCCCCCGTCGAGAGCCGCTGA
- a CDS encoding AraC family transcriptional regulator: MTDRPYTLEQQGADVLAEVLDTLRLSTRMHGRFELFAPWGLQFGTAPGAHIVLVARGGARLEVEGVPGALELCAGDLAVLPHGGGHTLRDAEDSPVHVLERGACANARGKGSIRLGGDGERTTLVAATFQLGVAPRTLLFKELPHVIHLAADDAATAPSLASTVQLLLTESASSHPGATVIMSRLADILLVQALRAHIMKSEGSCREAGMRALGDPQIGKALALIHERPQEPWTVESLASAVAMSRSGFAARFSELVGEPPLEYLVGWRMIKAAQLLRESELPLSEVAPAIGYQSEASFNRAFKRWDGTAPGAYRRSHRRAS; the protein is encoded by the coding sequence TTGACCGATCGTCCATACACCCTGGAGCAGCAGGGGGCGGATGTCCTGGCGGAGGTCCTGGACACCCTGCGCCTGTCCACCCGGATGCACGGCCGGTTCGAGCTGTTCGCCCCGTGGGGGCTCCAGTTCGGGACGGCCCCGGGCGCGCACATCGTCCTCGTGGCGCGCGGCGGGGCCCGGCTGGAGGTGGAGGGTGTTCCGGGCGCCCTGGAGCTGTGCGCGGGGGACCTGGCGGTGCTGCCGCATGGCGGAGGCCACACGCTGCGCGACGCGGAGGACAGCCCCGTCCACGTCCTGGAGCGCGGGGCCTGCGCGAACGCCCGCGGCAAGGGCTCCATCCGGCTGGGCGGTGACGGCGAGCGGACCACGCTGGTCGCGGCGACGTTCCAACTGGGGGTCGCGCCGCGCACGCTGCTCTTCAAGGAGCTGCCCCACGTCATCCACCTGGCCGCGGACGACGCGGCGACGGCGCCGTCCCTGGCGTCCACGGTGCAGCTCCTGCTGACGGAGAGCGCGTCGTCGCACCCGGGGGCCACCGTCATCATGAGCCGGCTCGCGGACATCCTGCTGGTGCAGGCGCTGCGGGCGCACATCATGAAGTCGGAGGGCTCGTGCCGGGAGGCCGGCATGCGGGCGCTGGGGGACCCGCAGATTGGCAAGGCGCTGGCGCTCATCCACGAGCGCCCCCAGGAGCCCTGGACCGTGGAGAGCCTCGCGTCCGCGGTGGCCATGTCCCGGTCCGGCTTCGCCGCGCGCTTCAGTGAGCTCGTGGGAGAGCCGCCGCTGGAGTACCTGGTGGGGTGGCGGATGATCAAGGCCGCCCAGCTCCTGCGCGAAAGCGAGCTGCCCTTGAGCGAGGTCGCTCCGGCCATCGGCTACCAGAGCGAGGCGTCCTTCAACCGGGCCTTCAAGCGCTGGGACGGGACGGCTCCCGGCGCGTACCGGCGCAGCCACCGCCGGGCGTCTTGA